In Natrinema amylolyticum, the following are encoded in one genomic region:
- a CDS encoding amidase → MTESNILEAVESAAATYGITLSEAEREGYASEAEATVALLGDLEPTIAASDPAESVSEGDDEYNAFLYRCELSGAESGPLAGTDVAVKDNIAVAGVPMTCGSDALEFEPEYHAAVTERLLEAGADLVGTTNMDEFAYFTTSETCAHGPVENPSAEGVPGGSSSGSGAAVAGGLVDAALGTDTGGSIRIPASFCGVVGFKPTFRTVPRFGFADLATSLDHVGPLAPDVETAATVLEAINGPDRRDPSSVGARTPSPTDGLDREVDETTVGLVTEAQEGADDEVTAAVERAADRLEAAGVTVESVSLPGFDTQSLVNAAVTATEFTTLVAQAGQDYGVGTGYSEPWRETVASMDADELGENVRARLVLGRALTALDDGAGYVAAQNVRREFATVVDGRFETYDALLLPTTPMTAPDYGEISDDAALLRTIANTGPFNLTGHPALSVPVATERAGSDPVGCQFVTDWDDEATAVALGRALEAAE, encoded by the coding sequence GTGACAGAAAGTAACATTCTCGAGGCAGTCGAGTCGGCGGCAGCGACGTACGGAATCACCCTCTCCGAGGCGGAGCGGGAGGGGTACGCGAGCGAGGCGGAAGCGACGGTCGCGCTGCTCGGCGATCTCGAGCCGACGATCGCGGCGTCCGATCCCGCGGAGAGCGTCAGTGAAGGGGACGACGAGTACAACGCCTTCCTGTACCGGTGTGAACTGTCCGGTGCCGAGTCCGGACCGCTCGCGGGGACGGACGTCGCGGTCAAGGACAACATCGCGGTCGCGGGCGTCCCGATGACCTGCGGTTCGGACGCGCTCGAGTTCGAGCCCGAGTATCACGCGGCCGTCACCGAGCGGTTGCTCGAGGCGGGCGCCGATCTCGTCGGGACGACGAACATGGACGAGTTCGCCTACTTCACCACGAGCGAGACCTGCGCGCACGGGCCGGTCGAGAACCCGAGCGCCGAGGGCGTTCCGGGCGGCTCCTCGAGCGGGAGCGGCGCGGCCGTCGCCGGCGGACTGGTCGATGCGGCGCTGGGCACCGACACCGGCGGCTCGATCCGCATTCCCGCCTCCTTCTGCGGCGTAGTCGGATTCAAACCGACGTTCCGGACCGTCCCGCGGTTCGGCTTCGCGGACCTGGCGACGTCGCTGGACCACGTCGGACCGCTCGCGCCCGACGTCGAAACGGCGGCCACCGTGCTCGAGGCAATCAACGGGCCCGACCGTCGCGATCCGTCGTCGGTCGGCGCGCGGACGCCTAGTCCGACCGACGGGCTGGACCGCGAGGTCGACGAGACGACGGTCGGACTCGTTACCGAGGCCCAAGAGGGCGCGGACGACGAAGTCACCGCGGCCGTGGAGCGGGCGGCCGACCGGCTGGAGGCGGCTGGCGTGACCGTCGAATCGGTCTCGCTCCCTGGCTTCGATACGCAGTCGCTGGTCAATGCCGCCGTCACCGCCACGGAGTTCACGACGCTCGTCGCACAGGCGGGTCAGGACTACGGCGTCGGGACCGGCTACAGCGAACCGTGGCGCGAGACGGTGGCGTCGATGGACGCGGACGAACTGGGCGAGAACGTGCGCGCGCGGCTCGTCCTCGGGCGGGCCCTGACCGCGCTCGACGACGGCGCGGGCTACGTCGCCGCGCAGAACGTCCGCCGGGAGTTCGCGACCGTCGTCGACGGTCGGTTCGAGACCTACGACGCGCTCCTCCTTCCGACGACACCGATGACTGCACCAGACTACGGCGAGATAAGCGACGACGCGGCCCTCCTGCGGACCATCGCCAACACCGGTCCGTTCAACCTCACCGGCCACCCCGCGCTCTCGGTCCCGGTCGCAACGGAGCGAGCGGGCAGTGATCCGGTCGGCTGCCAGTTCGTGACCGACTGGGACGACGAGGCGACGGCCGTCGCGCTCGGCCGAGCGCTCGAGGCCGCCGAGTGA
- a CDS encoding amphi-Trp domain-containing protein translates to MVDKTLSADKVTREEAAEQLRALADELESEGEATVRTGNKTVDLRPSESIAYEVGVRERSSILRGNRETVTVKMDWKPPNVSEGSTEAEAE, encoded by the coding sequence ATGGTGGACAAGACGCTCTCCGCCGACAAGGTGACTCGTGAAGAGGCCGCCGAACAGCTCCGAGCGCTCGCCGACGAACTCGAGAGCGAGGGGGAGGCGACGGTTCGGACTGGGAACAAGACGGTCGACCTGCGGCCGTCGGAGTCGATCGCGTACGAGGTCGGCGTCCGCGAGCGGTCGTCGATCCTGCGCGGGAACCGCGAGACGGTGACGGTCAAGATGGACTGGAAGCCGCCGAACGTCTCCGAGGGGTCTACAGAGGCCGAGGCCGAATAG
- a CDS encoding FAD-binding oxidoreductase — protein sequence MTHDCSFLEALDLADDQVSSADGRRESHATDYGAERSDDGVLPDAVVWPECTADVSAVLAAATDRGVPVTPYAAGTGLEGNAVPAHGGISLDLTRMDAVVDYRPEDFQIDIGPGIIGSDVDEYVADDGLFFPPLPSSGDISTIGGMIATDASGMQTVRYGEIADWVLGLEAVLADGTVVRTGSRAIKTSSGYNLTELLVGSEGTLAVVTEATLELAGRPEQIRGGRAIFETLDDAAEAVFDAVRTDVGVARIELVDGLSATMANEYLGSDLPDAPMVFLEFHANHGIEEEIDLCRAIFADHDVVRFEMSDDDAEMADLWQARREMAYAVSTYDPDLEPLHPGDVTVPISSYPEVVRETKRLADEADLLVPCFGHAGDGNLHYSVLADPDDPEQVERGEELYREIVELAIELGGTATGEHGIGEGKQKYLEPEHGAGAVDVMRTIKRALDPTDTLNPGKIFPETADGERVRDPER from the coding sequence ATGACACACGACTGCTCGTTCCTCGAGGCCCTCGACCTTGCGGACGATCAGGTCTCCTCCGCGGACGGGCGACGGGAATCGCACGCGACCGACTACGGGGCGGAGCGAAGCGACGACGGCGTGCTGCCGGACGCCGTCGTCTGGCCGGAGTGCACGGCCGACGTCTCGGCGGTACTGGCCGCCGCAACCGATCGCGGCGTCCCGGTGACGCCCTACGCCGCGGGGACGGGCCTCGAGGGCAACGCCGTTCCGGCCCACGGCGGGATCAGTCTCGACCTCACGCGGATGGACGCCGTCGTCGACTACCGGCCCGAGGACTTCCAGATCGACATCGGACCGGGGATCATCGGCTCCGACGTGGACGAGTACGTCGCCGACGACGGCCTCTTCTTCCCGCCGCTGCCCTCCTCCGGCGACATCTCGACGATCGGCGGGATGATCGCGACCGACGCCAGCGGCATGCAGACGGTCCGGTACGGCGAGATCGCCGACTGGGTGCTCGGCCTCGAGGCCGTCCTCGCGGACGGGACCGTCGTCCGGACCGGGTCGCGGGCGATCAAGACCTCGAGCGGCTACAATCTGACCGAGCTCCTCGTCGGGAGCGAGGGAACGCTCGCCGTCGTCACCGAGGCGACGCTCGAACTCGCGGGCCGACCCGAACAGATCCGCGGCGGGCGAGCCATCTTCGAGACGCTCGACGACGCGGCGGAGGCCGTCTTCGACGCGGTCCGGACCGACGTCGGCGTCGCCAGAATCGAACTCGTCGACGGACTGAGCGCGACGATGGCCAACGAGTATCTCGGGAGCGACCTGCCCGACGCACCGATGGTCTTCCTCGAGTTCCACGCGAACCACGGCATCGAGGAGGAGATCGACCTCTGTCGGGCGATCTTCGCGGACCACGACGTCGTCCGCTTCGAGATGAGCGACGACGACGCGGAGATGGCCGACCTCTGGCAGGCCCGCCGGGAGATGGCCTACGCCGTCTCGACGTACGATCCCGACCTCGAGCCGCTCCATCCCGGCGACGTGACAGTCCCGATCAGTTCCTACCCCGAGGTCGTCCGCGAGACGAAGCGCCTCGCCGACGAGGCCGACCTCCTCGTCCCCTGTTTCGGCCACGCGGGCGACGGGAACCTCCACTACAGCGTGCTCGCCGATCCCGACGACCCCGAGCAGGTCGAGCGCGGCGAGGAGCTGTACCGGGAGATCGTCGAACTCGCGATCGAACTGGGCGGGACCGCGACGGGAGAGCACGGCATCGGTGAGGGGAAACAGAAGTACCTCGAGCCGGAGCACGGGGCCGGCGCGGTCGACGTCATGCGGACGATCAAGCGAGCGCTGGACCCGACCGATACGCTCAATCCGGGGAAGATCTTTCCCGAGACGGCCGACGGTGAACGAGTCCGCGACCCGGAGCGCTGA
- a CDS encoding alpha/beta fold hydrolase, with product MDLPGEWTSGTVSVTGIELQYYRTGDGPPIVMAHGMYNNGRRWIPLGSDLADDYEVIAYDARGHGRSDAPETGYDIDARVADLVGLVDELDLTNPFLVGHSMGAATVAWTAADHPDLPRGLVLEDPSRFRDPPEMSMEAARETAREHLHESKALTVEERIERHYDDDRYDPEHSRRLAASIDECSPHVAKYAQEHGLVTEAFDEITSPTLVLRRDVDVADRVKDLDAADRLTNGRLVHVPDAGHFVFRDEYDAAYAELRAFLHRV from the coding sequence ATGGATCTCCCCGGAGAGTGGACTAGCGGAACCGTCTCCGTTACCGGTATCGAACTCCAGTACTATCGAACGGGGGACGGGCCACCGATAGTGATGGCCCACGGGATGTACAACAACGGCCGTCGCTGGATTCCGCTGGGTTCGGATCTCGCCGACGACTACGAGGTGATCGCGTACGACGCCCGCGGTCACGGTCGTTCGGACGCCCCGGAAACGGGATACGATATCGACGCTCGAGTCGCGGATCTCGTCGGACTCGTGGACGAGTTGGACCTCACAAACCCGTTTCTCGTCGGTCACTCGATGGGGGCTGCGACAGTTGCCTGGACGGCCGCGGATCATCCCGATCTTCCGCGCGGTCTGGTCCTCGAGGATCCGTCTCGGTTTCGAGACCCGCCGGAGATGAGTATGGAAGCGGCACGAGAAACGGCCCGCGAACATTTGCACGAGTCGAAAGCCCTCACTGTCGAGGAACGAATCGAACGGCACTACGATGACGATCGGTACGATCCTGAGCATAGCCGGCGATTAGCCGCATCGATCGACGAGTGTAGCCCCCACGTCGCAAAGTACGCCCAGGAACACGGATTAGTGACGGAAGCGTTCGACGAGATCACGAGTCCCACGTTAGTGTTGCGACGCGACGTCGACGTGGCGGACCGAGTGAAGGATCTAGACGCGGCCGATCGACTGACGAACGGTCGGCTCGTTCACGTTCCCGACGCCGGCCACTTCGTGTTTCGTGACGAGTACGATGCGGCGTACGCCGAACTTCGCGCATTTCTCCACCGAGTGTGA
- a CDS encoding redox-regulated ATPase YchF yields MLSIALAGKPNAGKSTFYTAATMAEVDVANYPFTTIDANRGVSYVRTDCPCLERDERCNADNCEDGKRYVPVELLDVAGLVPGAHEGKGLGNQFLDELTNADVIVNVVDASGGTNEKGEPVDIGDHDPLEDIDFIEEEMDLWLAGIVERNWEAVERKSRSPDFDIDDALADMLSGFGASPKQIAMTLRDLDYPDDPIQWEDEHREALARDVRRRTKPIVVAANKIDVAPEENVERLLELDKPVIPTTAEGELALRRAADNGLIEYDPGDETIEIGDDVNDAQREALEDLADTMAEWDGTGVQTALDHAVYDLLEHLTAYPVEDASKWSDGSGNVLPDAFLLPDGSTPVDLAYSVHSDIGDGYLHAVNAKTNREIGEEYELEEGDVIKIVSTN; encoded by the coding sequence ATGCTTTCGATCGCACTTGCCGGGAAACCGAACGCCGGCAAGTCCACGTTCTACACGGCGGCGACGATGGCGGAGGTAGACGTCGCCAACTATCCCTTCACGACGATCGACGCCAACCGCGGGGTCAGCTACGTCCGGACCGACTGCCCTTGTCTCGAGCGCGACGAGCGCTGTAACGCCGACAACTGTGAGGACGGCAAGCGCTACGTCCCGGTCGAACTCTTGGACGTGGCGGGGCTCGTCCCGGGTGCCCACGAGGGGAAAGGGCTGGGCAACCAGTTCCTGGACGAACTCACGAACGCGGACGTGATCGTCAACGTCGTCGACGCCTCCGGCGGCACCAACGAGAAGGGCGAACCCGTCGACATCGGCGACCACGATCCGCTCGAGGATATCGATTTCATCGAGGAGGAGATGGACCTCTGGCTGGCGGGCATCGTCGAGCGCAACTGGGAGGCGGTCGAGCGCAAGTCCCGCTCGCCCGATTTCGACATCGACGACGCCTTAGCGGACATGCTCTCCGGCTTCGGCGCGTCGCCCAAACAGATCGCGATGACCCTCCGGGATCTCGACTACCCCGACGATCCGATCCAGTGGGAGGACGAACACCGCGAGGCGCTCGCCCGAGACGTGCGCCGCCGGACCAAGCCGATCGTCGTCGCGGCGAACAAGATCGACGTCGCGCCCGAGGAGAACGTCGAGCGCCTGCTCGAGCTCGACAAGCCGGTGATCCCCACCACCGCAGAGGGCGAACTCGCGCTCCGCCGGGCCGCAGACAACGGCCTGATCGAGTACGATCCCGGCGACGAGACGATCGAGATCGGCGACGACGTCAACGACGCCCAGCGCGAGGCCCTCGAGGACCTCGCTGACACCATGGCCGAGTGGGACGGCACCGGCGTCCAGACGGCGCTCGATCACGCGGTCTACGACCTGCTCGAGCACCTCACCGCCTACCCGGTCGAGGACGCCTCGAAGTGGTCCGACGGCAGCGGCAACGTCCTGCCCGACGCCTTCCTGCTGCCCGACGGCTCGACACCAGTCGACCTCGCCTACAGCGTCCACTCCGACATCGGCGACGGCTACCTACACGCGGTCAACGCCAAGACAAACCGGGAAATCGGCGAGGAGTACGAACTCGAGGAGGGCGACGTGATCAAGATCGTGAGCACGAATTAG
- a CDS encoding TrkH family potassium uptake protein — protein MIGRIHVDVRSSCSLLGTVLKYLSLTLLVPTVVALYYRESPLPFLVALAVAVAVGIGLERLEPEPSLEHREAFLLVALTWLVLPIVGTIPYLVAGTGTLAHPVNALFESMSGFTTTGATVMGEISVETHSRSIMLWRQLTQWLGGMGILVLMVAILSELSVGGTQLIREEAPGIQVEKLTPRIRQTARALWLIYVWFTLAAVVVYYGLHLVGLAPNMTFYNAVAHALTTLPTGGFSPEGRSIEAFEPIVQWAVMPFMIVAGTNFALYWYVWRGRPDRLTSNAEFRSYLLSISVIGGLLSLLLFLGVGLATVPENVGAIPGSLERSLRHGLFQTLAIVTTTGYASMDFNTWSESTQVILLFAMFLGGSAGSAAGSIKIIRWYVVGKSIQRELFTTVHPQAIRPVRMGDTGDIIDEEAIHGIFVFILLFLALFVVSTVLLFLDAHRTADLSLSGLEAISATIATLGNVGPGVGVVGPMNSYLPFSNAAKLYMIFLMWIGRLEILSVLVILTPAYWRS, from the coding sequence ATGATAGGTAGGATTCACGTCGACGTCCGGTCCAGTTGTAGCCTCCTCGGAACGGTCCTGAAGTATCTCTCCCTGACGCTGCTCGTTCCGACCGTAGTCGCGCTCTACTATCGGGAGAGCCCGCTCCCGTTCCTCGTCGCGCTCGCCGTCGCCGTTGCTGTCGGGATCGGCCTCGAGCGCCTCGAGCCCGAGCCCTCGCTCGAGCACCGCGAGGCGTTCCTGCTGGTGGCGCTGACGTGGCTCGTCCTTCCGATCGTCGGGACGATTCCGTACCTCGTCGCGGGAACGGGAACGCTCGCACATCCCGTCAACGCGCTCTTCGAGAGCATGAGCGGGTTCACGACGACCGGAGCGACGGTCATGGGCGAGATCTCGGTCGAGACCCACTCGCGGTCGATCATGCTGTGGCGACAGCTCACCCAGTGGCTCGGCGGGATGGGAATTCTCGTGCTGATGGTCGCGATCCTCTCTGAGCTCTCCGTCGGTGGGACACAGCTCATCCGGGAGGAAGCGCCGGGGATCCAGGTCGAGAAGTTGACGCCGCGGATCAGACAGACCGCGAGAGCGCTCTGGCTGATCTACGTCTGGTTCACGCTCGCCGCCGTAGTCGTCTACTACGGGCTGCATCTCGTCGGGCTGGCCCCGAACATGACGTTTTACAACGCCGTCGCCCACGCGCTCACGACGCTGCCGACCGGCGGGTTCTCGCCGGAAGGGCGCAGCATCGAGGCCTTCGAGCCGATCGTCCAGTGGGCGGTCATGCCCTTCATGATCGTCGCCGGAACGAACTTCGCGCTCTACTGGTACGTCTGGCGTGGTCGCCCCGACCGCCTGACGAGCAACGCCGAGTTCCGATCGTATCTCCTGTCGATAAGCGTCATCGGCGGACTCCTCTCGCTACTGCTGTTCCTCGGCGTAGGCCTCGCGACCGTCCCCGAAAACGTCGGCGCGATTCCGGGAAGCCTCGAGCGCTCGCTGCGCCACGGGCTCTTCCAGACGCTCGCGATCGTCACGACGACCGGCTACGCCAGCATGGACTTCAACACGTGGAGCGAGTCGACGCAGGTGATCCTCCTGTTCGCGATGTTCCTGGGCGGCTCGGCGGGCTCGGCCGCGGGTTCGATCAAGATCATCCGGTGGTACGTCGTCGGGAAGTCCATTCAGCGAGAGCTGTTCACGACCGTCCACCCGCAGGCGATCCGACCGGTTCGGATGGGAGACACGGGCGACATCATCGACGAGGAGGCGATCCACGGCATCTTCGTCTTTATTCTCCTCTTTCTGGCGCTGTTCGTCGTCTCGACCGTCCTGCTCTTTCTCGACGCCCACCGAACGGCCGACCTCTCGCTGTCGGGACTCGAGGCGATCAGCGCCACGATCGCGACGCTCGGGAACGTCGGTCCGGGCGTCGGCGTCGTCGGCCCGATGAACAGCTATCTCCCCTTCTCGAACGCCGCGAAGCTGTACATGATCTTCCTCATGTGGATCGGTCGACTGGAGATCCTCTCCGTGCTCGTCATCCTGACGCCGGCGTACTGGCGCTCCTGA
- a CDS encoding UbiA family prenyltransferase: MAIARDGTGIGATTRALRSQIHPVFMTPPLAASLFGAILAGTVDPMLATVHVAAMFAAVYTAHVKDGYVDFHVRGEDDDHPLTARGCRVALALSTATFAACCLVLGVLVDLLAVALVVPAWLIAYHHAPQLDMNPVTATTGYPLGIALSVLGGFYVQATTLTAVPLGFAVVFLALLSGIKVIDDAQDYAYDRSIDKRTVAVAVGPDRAYDVAYGLMAVALAAVVAFAVARIFPPTALLAALAFAAVAAVARRADPELATMLLIRGSYVFLAVLVAAVRFDPIGHLV; encoded by the coding sequence ATGGCCATCGCGAGAGACGGGACGGGTATCGGTGCGACGACTCGAGCGCTCCGGTCACAGATCCATCCCGTTTTCATGACACCGCCGCTGGCCGCGTCGCTGTTCGGCGCGATCCTCGCTGGAACTGTCGATCCTATGCTCGCGACGGTCCACGTCGCGGCGATGTTCGCGGCGGTCTACACGGCTCACGTGAAAGACGGCTACGTCGACTTCCACGTCCGCGGCGAGGACGACGATCACCCGCTGACCGCGAGGGGGTGTCGAGTCGCGCTCGCCCTGTCGACGGCGACGTTCGCGGCGTGCTGTCTCGTCCTCGGCGTCCTCGTCGACCTCCTCGCGGTCGCGCTGGTCGTCCCCGCGTGGCTGATCGCCTACCACCACGCGCCGCAACTCGACATGAATCCCGTGACGGCGACGACCGGCTACCCGCTCGGAATCGCTCTGTCGGTGCTCGGCGGATTCTACGTACAGGCGACGACGCTCACCGCGGTTCCGCTCGGCTTCGCCGTCGTCTTCCTCGCGCTCCTCTCCGGGATCAAGGTGATCGACGACGCCCAGGACTACGCCTACGACCGTTCGATCGACAAACGGACCGTCGCGGTGGCGGTCGGCCCCGACCGCGCTTACGATGTCGCCTACGGATTGATGGCCGTCGCGTTAGCGGCCGTCGTCGCGTTCGCCGTCGCGCGTATCTTCCCCCCGACGGCGCTGCTGGCAGCCCTCGCGTTCGCCGCGGTCGCCGCCGTCGCGCGACGAGCCGATCCCGAACTCGCGACCATGTTACTCATCCGGGGCTCCTACGTCTTCCTCGCCGTGCTCGTGGCCGCCGTCCGGTTCGATCCGATCGGTCACCTCGTGTGA
- a CDS encoding thiamine pyrophosphate-binding protein — translation MPDGYTGADLFTDALESYGVDYVFGNPGTTELPIMDAIGESELEYRLGLHEDIAVGMAGGYAQRRRYHAHHDDSITPVGVANLHIAPGLAHGLGNLYAAKIAGAPLVVTAGNHSTDFRHEEPILSGDLVDMAEQFCKWSDEVLDVAALPTMLRRAFRVAMTPPTGPVFLGLPLDVMMSETDAEPERLGPIPNAGSGDPAQLERAADLLAEADDPVLVVGDHVARSGADAVAAAVELAEATGARVHGEILSCEVDFPTDHEQWVSYLPTNEDLAAMLMDTDTICFAGVSTNTTLTRHEEALVDDDTTCIHLSDDSWQVGKNQPADAAVIGDPGLVMQGITERVQRKLSDEVVADRLEEVADVKEMVEAKMAGYGEGDGDDPRSSKAELVDAMERVAGDAAIVDEGVTSKYAMLTRWDLAPEQYISNKGGGLGYGLPAAVGAAVAEEQRDDPRDVVGFIGDGSYQYYPHSIYSAARYDLDLTVVISDNRNYRILKDNTLAIMGGDEDDYEFVGMDFDPAVDLVKNAESHGARAERVETPDEIEGTLEDALAREGPDVLDVLVHD, via the coding sequence ATGCCTGATGGCTACACCGGTGCGGATCTCTTCACTGATGCTCTCGAGTCCTACGGCGTCGACTACGTCTTCGGCAATCCGGGGACGACCGAACTCCCGATCATGGACGCGATCGGCGAGAGCGAACTCGAGTACCGACTCGGGCTCCACGAGGACATCGCGGTCGGGATGGCCGGCGGCTACGCCCAGCGGCGGCGGTACCACGCCCACCACGACGACTCGATCACCCCTGTCGGCGTCGCGAACCTCCACATCGCGCCCGGGCTGGCCCACGGGCTGGGGAACCTCTACGCGGCCAAGATCGCCGGCGCGCCGCTGGTCGTGACGGCGGGCAATCACAGCACCGACTTCCGCCACGAGGAGCCGATCCTCTCGGGCGATCTGGTCGACATGGCCGAGCAGTTCTGCAAGTGGTCCGACGAGGTGCTCGACGTCGCGGCGCTGCCGACGATGCTCCGCCGGGCGTTCCGAGTCGCGATGACGCCCCCGACGGGCCCGGTCTTCCTCGGGCTCCCGCTGGACGTCATGATGAGCGAAACCGACGCCGAGCCCGAACGGCTCGGTCCGATTCCGAACGCCGGCAGCGGCGATCCCGCCCAACTCGAGCGGGCGGCCGACCTGCTGGCCGAGGCCGACGATCCGGTGCTGGTCGTCGGCGATCACGTCGCCCGGTCGGGTGCCGACGCCGTCGCCGCGGCGGTCGAACTCGCGGAGGCGACGGGGGCCCGCGTCCACGGCGAGATCCTCTCCTGTGAAGTGGACTTCCCGACCGACCACGAGCAGTGGGTCTCCTACCTGCCGACCAACGAGGACCTGGCCGCGATGCTGATGGACACCGACACGATCTGCTTCGCCGGCGTCTCGACGAACACGACGCTGACCCGCCACGAGGAGGCGCTCGTCGATGACGACACGACCTGTATCCACCTGAGCGACGATAGCTGGCAGGTCGGCAAGAACCAGCCCGCCGACGCGGCCGTGATCGGCGATCCGGGACTCGTGATGCAGGGGATCACCGAACGCGTCCAGCGGAAACTCTCGGACGAGGTCGTGGCGGACCGGCTCGAGGAAGTCGCCGACGTCAAGGAGATGGTCGAGGCCAAGATGGCCGGCTACGGCGAGGGCGACGGGGACGACCCCCGCTCCTCGAAGGCCGAACTGGTCGACGCCATGGAGCGCGTCGCGGGCGACGCGGCGATCGTCGACGAGGGCGTCACCTCGAAGTACGCCATGTTGACCCGGTGGGACCTCGCGCCCGAGCAGTACATCTCGAACAAGGGCGGCGGCCTCGGCTACGGGCTGCCGGCGGCAGTCGGTGCGGCCGTCGCGGAGGAGCAGCGAGACGACCCGCGCGACGTGGTCGGCTTCATCGGCGACGGCTCCTACCAGTACTATCCCCACTCGATCTACAGCGCCGCTCGCTACGATCTGGATCTCACCGTCGTCATCTCGGACAACCGCAACTACCGCATCCTGAAGGACAACACGCTCGCCATCATGGGCGGCGACGAGGACGACTACGAGTTCGTCGGGATGGACTTCGACCCCGCCGTCGACCTCGTGAAAAATGCCGAGAGCCACGGTGCGCGCGCCGAGCGCGTCGAGACGCCCGACGAGATCGAGGGAACGCTCGAGGACGCGCTCGCTCGCGAGGGCCCGGACGTGCTCGACGTGCTGGTCCACGACTGA
- a CDS encoding GNAT family N-acetyltransferase, which translates to MEPTETLEFGHADRKEIYEYVERHGAVDPEETRERLGLDPSGFRHHVAILKRDSRIEEEDGTLRVTIDAGAEEEYVSEDLEFHIRPARQEDLSGIVGAIRRVVEEKTYIEAESVADEIDHEEALLRHNELQSRMFFVATVEDEVVGWVHLHAPELEKLSHTAELTVGVLEDYRGHGVGSHLLSRGLEWAGSNGYEKVYQSVPSTNEEAIAFLEEHDWETEAIREDHYKLNGHYVDEVMMAVEL; encoded by the coding sequence ATGGAACCGACTGAGACGCTCGAGTTCGGTCACGCGGACCGCAAAGAGATCTACGAGTACGTCGAGCGGCACGGAGCGGTCGACCCTGAGGAGACCCGAGAGCGCCTCGGACTCGATCCGAGCGGGTTCCGCCACCACGTCGCGATCCTCAAGCGGGACAGCCGAATCGAGGAGGAAGACGGGACGCTCAGGGTAACGATCGACGCGGGTGCCGAGGAGGAGTACGTCTCCGAGGACCTCGAGTTCCACATTCGGCCGGCGCGTCAGGAGGACCTATCGGGGATCGTCGGTGCGATCCGACGGGTCGTCGAGGAGAAGACCTACATCGAGGCCGAGAGCGTCGCCGACGAGATCGACCACGAGGAGGCCCTGCTCCGGCACAACGAACTCCAGTCCAGGATGTTCTTCGTCGCCACGGTCGAGGACGAGGTCGTCGGCTGGGTCCACCTCCACGCTCCCGAGTTAGAGAAGTTGAGTCACACCGCCGAACTCACCGTCGGCGTTCTCGAAGACTACCGCGGCCACGGCGTCGGCTCGCATCTCCTCTCGCGCGGCCTCGAGTGGGCCGGATCGAACGGCTACGAGAAGGTCTACCAGAGCGTGCCGTCGACCAACGAGGAGGCCATCGCCTTCCTCGAGGAACACGACTGGGAGACCGAGGCGATCCGAGAGGATCACTACAAACTCAACGGTCACTACGTCGACGAGGTGATGATGGCCGTCGAACTCTAG